The proteins below come from a single Erythrobacter sp. SG61-1L genomic window:
- the ruvX gene encoding Holliday junction resolvase RuvX — MITTRAPELREALSGGGALIALDVGTKTIGTAFCDAGWSFATAGKTLPRGKFTADKAKLEALIAERSVKGIVIGLPLNMDGSEGPRAQASRAYARNLEPLGLPVLLWDERWSTASAERDMIAQDFSRGKRAERIDSHAAAVILQGAIDALAGSAF; from the coding sequence ATGATCACAACCCGCGCCCCTGAATTGCGCGAGGCCCTGTCCGGCGGCGGCGCTTTGATCGCACTGGATGTCGGCACCAAGACCATCGGCACGGCCTTCTGCGATGCTGGCTGGAGCTTCGCCACGGCGGGCAAGACCCTGCCGCGGGGCAAGTTCACTGCCGACAAGGCCAAGCTGGAAGCCCTGATCGCCGAACGCAGCGTGAAGGGCATCGTGATCGGCCTGCCGCTCAATATGGATGGCTCTGAAGGCCCCCGCGCGCAGGCCAGCCGTGCCTATGCCCGCAATTTAGAGCCGCTGGGCCTGCCGGTATTGTTGTGGGACGAGCGCTGGTCCACCGCCAGCGCCGAACGCGACATGATCGCGCAGGATTTCAGCCGCGGAAAACGCGCCGAGCGAATCGACAGCCATGCGGCGGCAGTGATCCTGCAGGGAGCTATCGATGCGCTGGCGGGATCTGCGTTTTAG
- the lepB gene encoding signal peptidase I has translation MKKEEKVNWFAEIRGLVLMLLAVLAFHSLIAKPFYIPSTSMVPNLLVGDRLVVSKYPYGWSWVSATFHLLPRSDWKIASRVPEYGDVVIAVPPDRPEDYIKRVIALPGDRIALVNGRIILNGKLVPRQVVPPVRIPVDQQTCPDGAGVPRPCLEDFEKFRVRDADGKEYYEPPTYRETLPNGVSYLVIDDMIQMNDDYVERPVPEGHVFLMGDNRDHSADSRVPAKPIANGLGGPVPLSSIGGRAEFITFSLDGSMTWNPLTWFNAFRDGRAWTSLRPAKAEPAAANGSGDGGK, from the coding sequence GTGAAGAAGGAAGAAAAGGTCAACTGGTTCGCGGAGATTCGCGGGCTGGTGCTGATGCTGCTGGCCGTGCTTGCCTTCCACAGCCTGATCGCCAAGCCTTTCTATATCCCTTCCACATCCATGGTGCCCAACCTGCTGGTGGGTGACCGGTTGGTGGTGAGCAAATATCCCTATGGCTGGAGCTGGGTTTCGGCCACGTTCCACCTCCTGCCCCGCAGCGACTGGAAGATCGCCAGCCGTGTGCCTGAATATGGCGATGTCGTGATCGCCGTGCCACCGGATCGTCCGGAAGATTACATCAAGCGTGTCATCGCCCTGCCCGGCGATCGAATCGCCCTGGTGAACGGGCGAATCATCCTCAACGGCAAGCTCGTCCCCCGGCAGGTTGTGCCGCCGGTGCGCATTCCGGTGGATCAGCAGACCTGCCCCGATGGCGCAGGTGTGCCGCGCCCCTGCCTTGAAGACTTCGAGAAGTTCCGCGTACGCGATGCCGACGGCAAGGAATATTACGAGCCGCCGACCTATCGCGAGACGCTGCCCAATGGCGTCAGCTATCTTGTGATCGACGACATGATCCAGATGAACGACGATTATGTCGAGCGCCCCGTGCCTGAAGGCCATGTGTTCCTGATGGGCGACAATCGCGACCATTCGGCCGACAGCCGCGTGCCGGCAAAGCCCATTGCCAATGGCCTGGGCGGCCCGGTTCCGCTGTCCAGCATCGGCGGACGGGCGGAATTCATCACCTTCTCGCTCGATGGTTCGATGACCTGGAATCCCCTTACCTGGTTCAATGCCTTCCGCGACGGTCGCGCCTGGACTAGCCTGCGCCCCGCCAAGGCCGAACCGGCCGCTGCGAACGGGAGTGGAGATGGCGGAAAGTGA
- a CDS encoding pyridoxine 5'-phosphate synthase: MSAILTPGRLRLGVNIDHVATIRNARGGDHPDPVRAAEIVASVGGDGITAHLREDRRHIRDADLARIQAATDLPLNLEMAATEEMLEIALRHKPHAACIVPEKREERTTEGGLDAAGLHNQLAPIVGKLLDAGIRVSLFIEAKPQQIEAALRLNATIVELHTGEYAHATGEQRAAELKRIADMAALAARNGIEPHAGHGLTYENVQPIAAIPQLAELNIGHYLVGEAIFTGLDVAVRHMRNLMDEARG; this comes from the coding sequence TTGAGCGCCATTCTCACCCCCGGACGCCTGAGGCTGGGCGTCAATATCGACCACGTCGCGACCATCCGTAATGCGCGCGGCGGGGATCATCCCGATCCTGTGCGCGCGGCGGAAATCGTGGCTTCCGTGGGCGGCGATGGAATCACCGCCCACTTGCGCGAGGACCGGCGCCATATCCGGGATGCCGATCTGGCCCGCATCCAGGCAGCGACTGACCTGCCGCTCAACCTGGAAATGGCCGCGACCGAGGAAATGCTGGAGATCGCGCTGCGTCACAAGCCGCACGCGGCCTGCATCGTTCCCGAAAAGCGCGAGGAACGCACTACCGAAGGCGGGCTGGATGCGGCCGGGCTGCACAACCAGCTTGCGCCGATTGTCGGCAAGCTGCTCGATGCGGGGATTCGCGTCAGCCTGTTCATCGAAGCGAAGCCGCAGCAGATCGAAGCCGCGCTGCGGCTGAACGCCACCATCGTGGAACTGCATACGGGCGAATATGCCCATGCCACGGGCGAGCAGCGCGCGGCGGAACTGAAGCGCATTGCCGATATGGCTGCCCTTGCCGCCCGCAACGGGATCGAACCCCATGCCGGCCATGGTCTGACTTACGAGAACGTGCAGCCGATTGCGGCGATTCCCCAGCTCGCCGAACTGAATATCGGCCATTATCTGGTGGGCGAGGCGATCTTTACCGGACTGGACGTGGCCGTGAGGCATATGCGCAATCTGATGGACGAGGCGCGCGGATGA
- a CDS encoding DUF3089 domain-containing protein, with translation MKAARIFLYIVAAGIVLVIGTFFALRIWSNELTAFAFVPTAEFEEQQPLAANAYADPQMWFARPGKGDNLVRWQPGGSVQKAGDTRFAVFFVHPTSYLEKTGWNASLDDSTANDRAEIFLKGMASPFGQASEIWAPRYRQAAFGSFLTEDPKADKALDAAYRDVEQAFDYFLTQIPAEEPIVLAGHSQGSVHLLRLLAEHIAGTPAQKRIAMVYAIGWPVSLQHDLPALGLPACSVLHQAGCIQSWVSFAEPADTGQMLERYNASAGFDGQPRKGSAILCSNPLTGKSADSAPASANLGTLVPNAAITDATLTPGAVPARCDASGILLIGDPPVLGPAVLPGNNYHVYDIPLFWKNLQQDVTARVKQWTPPA, from the coding sequence GTGAAAGCCGCGCGAATCTTCCTCTATATCGTTGCAGCCGGCATCGTGCTGGTGATCGGCACCTTCTTTGCCCTGCGCATCTGGTCCAATGAACTGACTGCCTTCGCCTTTGTCCCCACGGCAGAGTTCGAAGAGCAGCAGCCGCTTGCCGCCAATGCCTATGCCGATCCGCAAATGTGGTTCGCCCGCCCCGGCAAGGGCGACAATCTGGTGCGCTGGCAGCCGGGCGGGAGCGTACAGAAGGCTGGCGACACGCGCTTCGCCGTCTTCTTCGTTCACCCGACTTCCTATCTGGAAAAGACAGGCTGGAATGCCTCGCTGGACGATTCTACCGCCAACGACCGGGCGGAGATCTTTCTGAAAGGCATGGCCAGCCCCTTCGGACAGGCGAGCGAAATCTGGGCACCCCGCTATCGCCAGGCCGCTTTCGGCTCCTTCCTCACGGAAGATCCCAAGGCCGACAAGGCGCTGGATGCCGCCTATCGCGATGTCGAGCAGGCCTTCGACTATTTCCTGACGCAGATTCCCGCTGAGGAACCCATCGTGCTGGCGGGCCACAGCCAGGGTTCCGTCCACCTGCTGCGCCTGCTGGCCGAGCATATCGCCGGCACCCCGGCGCAGAAGCGGATCGCCATGGTCTATGCCATCGGCTGGCCCGTCTCGCTGCAGCACGATCTTCCCGCGCTCGGCCTGCCGGCCTGCTCGGTCCTCCATCAGGCGGGCTGCATCCAGAGCTGGGTGAGCTTTGCCGAGCCTGCCGATACTGGCCAAATGCTGGAACGCTATAACGCCTCGGCGGGATTCGACGGGCAGCCGCGCAAGGGCAGTGCGATCCTGTGCAGCAATCCGCTCACCGGCAAATCCGCCGATTCGGCACCTGCCAGCGCCAATCTGGGCACACTGGTGCCCAACGCCGCGATAACCGATGCCACGCTGACGCCCGGTGCAGTTCCTGCACGCTGCGATGCCAGCGGCATATTGCTGATCGGCGATCCGCCCGTGCTTGGTCCTGCCGTGCTGCCGGGCAACAATTACCACGTCTATGACATCCCGCTGTTCTGGAAGAACCTGCAGCAGGACGTCACGGCCCGTGTGAAGCAATGGACGCCCCCGGCATGA
- the lysA gene encoding diaminopimelate decarboxylase, producing the protein MDHFELRNGELYAEDVPLARIAAEIGTPVYVYSRATLERHARVFREGLSILPKVHVAFAVKSNPNLAVLKILQREGYGADVVSGGELERALRAGMPAEDVVFSGVGKTARELLRGIEAGIGQFNIESEEEGRELAALAEAMGQSAPCALRVNPDIDAGTHDKISTGKADNKFGVPIDEAPGIYARLSALPGLDMRGVAVHIGSQLSDLAPLEKAFTRLGRLIAELRAAGLKVTHADLGGGLGVPYKAGEVMPSPAEYGEMVARVTKDWDVTLMFEPGRVIAGNAGILLTSVVRVKRNGNRDPFVIVDAAMNDLARPALYGSWHDFDAVRPSGAKMTGNIVGPICETGDTFAMGRHMDALEAGDLAVFRTAGAYGATMASSYNSRGFVPEVLVDGDRYAVVADRIAPEAIADAERVPDWLLG; encoded by the coding sequence ATGGACCATTTCGAACTCAGGAACGGCGAGCTTTACGCCGAAGACGTGCCGCTGGCCCGCATCGCGGCTGAAATCGGCACGCCCGTTTATGTCTATTCCCGCGCCACGCTGGAACGCCACGCACGCGTTTTCCGTGAAGGCCTTTCGATCCTTCCGAAGGTGCATGTCGCCTTCGCGGTGAAATCGAACCCCAATCTGGCCGTGCTGAAGATCCTCCAGCGCGAAGGCTATGGCGCCGACGTCGTCTCGGGCGGCGAGCTGGAACGCGCCCTGCGCGCCGGAATGCCGGCTGAAGATGTAGTGTTCTCCGGCGTGGGCAAGACTGCGCGGGAATTGCTGCGCGGGATCGAGGCCGGGATCGGCCAGTTCAACATCGAATCCGAGGAAGAAGGGCGCGAGCTTGCCGCCCTGGCCGAGGCGATGGGGCAGAGCGCGCCCTGCGCCCTGCGCGTGAACCCGGATATCGACGCGGGCACGCATGACAAGATTTCCACCGGCAAGGCCGACAACAAGTTCGGCGTGCCGATTGACGAAGCGCCCGGCATTTATGCGCGGCTTTCCGCGCTGCCCGGCCTCGATATGCGCGGCGTGGCCGTTCATATCGGCAGTCAGCTTTCTGATCTCGCTCCGCTGGAAAAGGCCTTCACGCGCCTTGGCCGCCTGATTGCCGAACTGCGTGCGGCTGGCCTCAAGGTGACCCATGCCGATCTCGGCGGCGGCCTTGGCGTGCCCTACAAGGCGGGCGAAGTCATGCCGAGCCCGGCGGAATATGGCGAAATGGTCGCCCGCGTGACGAAGGACTGGGACGTTACCCTGATGTTCGAACCGGGCCGCGTGATCGCCGGCAATGCGGGTATCCTGCTCACTTCGGTGGTGCGGGTGAAGCGCAACGGCAATCGCGACCCCTTCGTGATCGTGGACGCGGCGATGAACGATCTCGCCCGCCCGGCGCTCTATGGTTCATGGCACGATTTCGACGCAGTGCGCCCCAGCGGCGCGAAGATGACCGGCAATATCGTCGGCCCGATCTGCGAAACCGGCGACACTTTCGCCATGGGCCGCCACATGGATGCGCTGGAGGCAGGCGATCTGGCCGTGTTCCGTACGGCCGGTGCCTATGGTGCCACCATGGCATCTTCCTACAACAGCCGCGGCTTCGTGCCCGAAGTGCTGGTGGACGGGGATCGCTATGCCGTGGTGGCAGACCGGATCGCGCCAGAAGCCATCGCCGATGCTGAGCGGGTGCCGGACTGGCTGCTGGGCTGA
- the coxB gene encoding cytochrome c oxidase subunit II: MNFGETLRTTVTSLKTLSLGLAGAVPLALLPKAALAQEAAATPAAADAAAPVADAAAAATPAAPTYTPLGPDMIKGQPEPGGIWLQSQHSPIGHDASWMHDYVLTPVIIAIVVLVLALLLFVMIRFNRRANPVPSKTSHNTLLEVLWTGVPILILVLIAVPSLNLLAEQYKSAPKDALTVKITGYQWYWGYTYPDNGGFEVISNMMPEEEAEAKGFPTHLEVDHRMVVPVGVPIRIQTTAADVIHSFAVPSLWFKLDAVPGRLNEKVLQIDEPGIYYGQCSELCGVRHGYMPIAVEAVPQEKFEQWILSQGGEMPGKEAAAPAAAAAVPAAAPAPAETATPGAA, from the coding sequence ATGAACTTCGGCGAGACCCTTCGTACCACGGTCACTTCCTTGAAGACCCTCTCGCTGGGCCTTGCCGGCGCAGTGCCTCTTGCTCTCCTGCCCAAGGCTGCCCTTGCGCAGGAAGCTGCCGCGACTCCGGCTGCAGCCGATGCTGCTGCTCCTGTTGCGGACGCCGCGGCTGCAGCTACACCTGCGGCTCCCACTTACACCCCGCTCGGCCCGGACATGATCAAGGGCCAGCCCGAACCCGGCGGCATCTGGCTGCAGTCGCAGCATTCGCCGATCGGCCACGATGCAAGCTGGATGCACGACTATGTGCTCACCCCGGTGATCATCGCGATTGTCGTGCTGGTTCTTGCGCTGCTGCTGTTCGTGATGATCCGCTTCAACCGTCGCGCCAATCCGGTGCCGTCGAAGACCAGCCACAACACCCTGCTGGAAGTGTTGTGGACGGGCGTTCCGATCCTGATTCTGGTGCTGATTGCGGTTCCCTCGCTCAACCTGCTGGCCGAACAGTACAAGAGCGCACCGAAGGACGCGCTCACCGTAAAGATCACCGGCTATCAGTGGTACTGGGGCTATACCTATCCCGACAATGGCGGGTTCGAAGTGATCTCGAACATGATGCCGGAAGAAGAAGCCGAAGCTAAGGGCTTCCCGACCCATCTGGAAGTCGATCATCGCATGGTCGTGCCCGTGGGCGTTCCGATCCGCATCCAGACCACTGCGGCCGACGTGATTCACTCCTTCGCGGTGCCTTCGCTCTGGTTCAAGCTTGACGCCGTCCCCGGCCGCCTGAACGAAAAGGTTCTGCAGATCGACGAGCCGGGCATCTATTACGGCCAGTGCTCCGAACTGTGCGGCGTGCGCCACGGCTACATGCCGATCGCCGTCGAAGCCGTTCCGCAGGAAAAGTTCGAACAGTGGATTCTGTCGCAGGGCGGTGAAATGCCCGGCAAGGAAGCTGCTGCGCCTGCAGCCGCCGCAGCCGTTCCCGCTGCCGCGCCGGCTCCCGCCGAAACCGCTACGCCGGGCGCTGCCTGA
- a CDS encoding bifunctional precorrin-2 dehydrogenase/sirohydrochlorin ferrochelatase codes for MQSLPLFHRIAGQPVIVLGEGPAAEPKRRLVERAGGEVIDTIELGWSRGARLAFVALDSQAANEEAAKRLKARGVLVNVVDRPDLCDFTTPSILERDPVLVAIGTGGASAGLAKQLRLRLESLLPATLGTLAESLQSAREKLRARWPSPADRRQALDVALGPGGALDPLREESADAVEGWLDGAETEKPLGHAIIALRSANPDDLTLREARLLGSADVLLVGQGIPQAILDRARADALRRPLPYEGELPKGLVVELRRN; via the coding sequence ATGCAGTCCCTTCCGCTCTTCCACCGCATTGCCGGGCAGCCGGTGATCGTGCTGGGGGAAGGGCCTGCTGCCGAGCCCAAGCGCCGCCTTGTCGAGCGGGCAGGCGGTGAAGTGATCGATACTATCGAACTGGGCTGGTCGCGCGGGGCGCGGCTGGCCTTTGTCGCGCTGGACAGTCAGGCGGCGAATGAAGAAGCCGCAAAGCGCCTGAAGGCGCGCGGCGTACTGGTGAACGTGGTCGACCGGCCGGACCTGTGCGATTTCACGACGCCCAGCATTCTGGAACGCGATCCGGTGCTGGTGGCCATCGGCACGGGCGGGGCATCCGCCGGGCTGGCCAAGCAATTGCGCCTGCGGCTCGAATCGCTGCTGCCAGCCACACTCGGCACACTGGCCGAATCGCTGCAATCAGCGCGGGAGAAACTGCGCGCACGCTGGCCTTCGCCCGCTGACCGGCGCCAGGCGCTCGATGTGGCTCTGGGTCCGGGCGGGGCGCTCGATCCCCTGCGCGAGGAAAGCGCGGATGCAGTGGAAGGCTGGCTTGACGGGGCGGAGACGGAAAAGCCGCTCGGCCACGCGATTATTGCGCTGCGTAGCGCCAACCCCGACGATTTGACGCTGCGCGAGGCACGCCTGCTTGGCAGTGCGGATGTGCTGCTGGTGGGGCAGGGCATTCCGCAGGCGATTCTCGACCGGGCGCGGGCCGATGCCCTGCGCCGTCCGCTGCCCTATGAGGGCGAATTGCCCAAGGGGCTGGTGGTGGAATTGCGGCGGAACTAA
- the acpS gene encoding holo-ACP synthase, whose translation MIIGMGSDLCNIERIQNSLDRWGDRFEARVFTEIERAKAARRPHTRAGTFAKRFAAKEAFSKAVGTGFKQGVFMKDIGVVNARSGAPTLELQGGALARLQELTPEGHAAIVHLTLTDDHPWAQAFVVIEARKL comes from the coding sequence ATGATCATCGGCATGGGTTCAGACCTGTGCAATATCGAGCGAATCCAGAATTCGCTCGACCGCTGGGGCGATCGCTTCGAGGCGCGCGTCTTCACCGAGATCGAGCGTGCAAAGGCTGCCCGCCGCCCCCACACCCGCGCCGGCACTTTTGCCAAGCGTTTCGCCGCCAAGGAGGCATTCTCCAAGGCGGTGGGCACCGGCTTCAAGCAGGGCGTGTTCATGAAAGACATTGGCGTGGTGAATGCCCGTTCGGGCGCGCCGACGCTGGAATTGCAGGGAGGCGCCCTCGCCCGCCTGCAGGAGTTGACCCCCGAAGGCCATGCGGCAATCGTTCACCTGACGCTCACGGATGACCATCCATGGGCGCAGGCCTTCGTCGTGATAGAGGCGCGCAAGCTGTGA
- a CDS encoding TlpA disulfide reductase family protein, producing the protein MSRSLSVTLALALGFAVSLAGCDRESGTDAQPQGDTTATQSAKEGPVSRKFAGETLPEFTATDPSGKTLDLASLKGQPVLLNLWATWCAPCKAEMPVLDAIAGEHQGKLRVVTISQDMKGAEVVTPFFTEGKFAHLEPWLDTKSDLSFNSGTSDLPTTFLYDASGKEVARVTGAFDWEGEEARALISEAMGGAG; encoded by the coding sequence ATGTCCCGTTCGTTGTCCGTCACGCTTGCGCTCGCACTCGGCTTTGCCGTCTCACTGGCGGGGTGCGATAGGGAAAGCGGCACCGACGCGCAACCACAGGGCGACACAACGGCCACTCAAAGCGCCAAGGAAGGGCCTGTAAGCCGCAAATTCGCAGGCGAAACCCTGCCCGAATTCACTGCGACCGACCCTTCGGGCAAGACACTGGACCTCGCCAGCCTGAAAGGGCAGCCGGTGCTGCTGAACCTGTGGGCCACATGGTGCGCGCCCTGCAAGGCGGAAATGCCGGTGCTGGATGCCATTGCGGGCGAGCATCAGGGCAAGCTGCGCGTGGTGACGATCAGCCAGGACATGAAGGGCGCCGAAGTGGTCACGCCCTTCTTCACCGAAGGCAAATTCGCCCATCTCGAGCCGTGGCTCGATACCAAGAGCGATCTCAGCTTCAATTCAGGCACTTCGGACCTGCCGACAACCTTCCTCTACGATGCCAGCGGCAAGGAAGTCGCCCGCGTGACCGGCGCCTTCGACTGGGAGGGCGAGGAAGCCAGGGCCCTGATTTCCGAAGCCATGGGCGGCGCGGGCTGA
- the argH gene encoding argininosuccinate lyase, with translation MGNSSNQMWGGRFAEGPSAIMREINASIPFDKALWRQDIAASKAHVAMLGARGIVSAEDAQAIAAGLDQVAAEYEANGVPEDWDLEDIHMTTESRLAELIGAAAGRLHTARSRNDQVATDFRLWVRDAIDEVDAGLAALQRALVTRAGEHAHSIMPGFTHLQVAQPVTLGHHLMAYYEMLRRDRSRFADARARLNECPLGSAALAGTGFAIDRQATASALGFAKPTDNSLDSVSDRDFALDYLMAASQCSLHLSRLAEEMIIWASQPYGFVRMPDALSTGSSIMPQKKNPDAAELVRGHSGRIVGCATALMITMKGLPLAYSKDMQDDKPPVFEAAGLLGLSIAAMEGMVAKATFNTARMRQAAELGYATATDLADWLVRQANIPFREAHHITGAAVKLAESKGIALEALPMDELQAIDPRIDDRVYSALSVEASVASRASHGGTAPSEVEKRIAQARSALEMDA, from the coding sequence ATGGGAAACAGCTCCAATCAGATGTGGGGCGGGCGCTTTGCTGAAGGCCCGTCGGCAATCATGCGCGAAATTAACGCGTCGATCCCGTTCGACAAGGCATTGTGGCGACAGGACATCGCTGCGAGCAAGGCCCATGTCGCCATGCTGGGCGCACGGGGCATTGTCTCTGCCGAAGATGCGCAGGCGATTGCTGCCGGTCTGGATCAGGTTGCCGCCGAATATGAGGCCAATGGCGTTCCCGAGGACTGGGATCTCGAAGATATTCACATGACCACCGAAAGCCGCCTTGCCGAATTGATCGGCGCGGCAGCGGGCCGCTTGCACACTGCGCGCAGCCGCAACGATCAGGTGGCTACCGATTTCCGCCTGTGGGTGCGCGATGCGATTGACGAGGTCGATGCCGGTCTCGCCGCCCTGCAGCGCGCTTTGGTGACGCGGGCGGGCGAACATGCCCATTCGATCATGCCGGGCTTCACTCATCTGCAGGTGGCCCAGCCTGTCACGCTCGGCCACCATTTGATGGCCTATTACGAGATGCTGCGGCGGGATCGCTCGCGCTTTGCCGATGCGCGCGCGCGGCTCAATGAATGCCCCCTCGGTTCGGCCGCGCTGGCCGGTACGGGCTTTGCTATCGACCGGCAGGCGACCGCTTCCGCGCTGGGTTTCGCCAAGCCGACCGACAACAGCCTCGATTCGGTGTCGGATCGCGATTTCGCGCTCGATTACCTGATGGCCGCCTCGCAATGCTCGCTGCACCTGTCGCGGCTGGCGGAAGAGATGATCATCTGGGCCAGCCAGCCCTATGGTTTCGTGCGGATGCCCGATGCGCTTTCCACCGGCAGTTCGATCATGCCGCAGAAGAAAAATCCCGACGCGGCGGAACTGGTGCGGGGCCATTCGGGGCGGATCGTGGGCTGCGCCACGGCGCTGATGATCACCATGAAGGGCCTGCCGCTCGCCTATTCGAAAGACATGCAGGACGATAAGCCGCCTGTATTCGAAGCGGCCGGGTTGCTGGGCTTGTCCATCGCGGCGATGGAAGGCATGGTCGCCAAGGCTACTTTCAACACTGCGCGGATGCGGCAGGCGGCCGAACTCGGCTATGCCACGGCAACCGATCTGGCCGACTGGCTGGTGCGGCAAGCGAACATCCCCTTCCGCGAGGCGCATCACATCACGGGCGCGGCAGTGAAATTGGCCGAAAGCAAAGGGATAGCGCTTGAAGCTCTGCCTATGGACGAGCTTCAGGCTATCGATCCTCGTATCGACGACCGGGTCTATTCCGCGCTTTCTGTCGAAGCATCGGTCGCATCGCGCGCCAGCCATGGCGGAACCGCGCCTTCCGAGGTAGAAAAGCGGATCGCACAAGCGCGCAGCGCGCTGGAAATGGACGCATGA
- the pyrE gene encoding orotate phosphoribosyltransferase codes for MTEDEVLSEFRASEALLEGHFKLSSGRHSAYYLQCARVLMDPMRASRLAAALAAKLPRDLRQQISKVVSPAMGGVIIGHEMGRALGVEAMFVERPTGTFEFRRGFALKEGEKVLMVEDVVTTGLSSREAMDAIRAAGGKVIAAASLVDRSGGSVDFKVPFYPLVELSFPTYAEDELPPELAARPVTKPGSRKD; via the coding sequence ATGACCGAAGACGAGGTCCTCTCCGAGTTCCGCGCAAGCGAGGCGCTGCTTGAAGGGCATTTCAAGCTCTCCTCAGGCCGCCACAGCGCCTATTACCTTCAATGCGCACGCGTTCTTATGGACCCGATGCGCGCATCGCGCCTTGCTGCGGCCCTCGCCGCCAAGTTGCCGCGCGACTTGCGCCAGCAGATTTCCAAGGTGGTTTCGCCTGCCATGGGCGGCGTAATCATCGGCCACGAAATGGGCCGCGCGCTGGGCGTGGAAGCGATGTTCGTGGAACGCCCCACCGGCACGTTCGAATTCCGTCGCGGCTTTGCCCTGAAGGAAGGCGAAAAAGTGTTGATGGTGGAAGACGTGGTGACCACAGGCCTTTCCAGCCGCGAAGCGATGGACGCGATCCGCGCGGCGGGCGGCAAGGTGATCGCCGCCGCCTCGCTGGTCGACCGTTCAGGCGGTTCGGTCGATTTCAAGGTGCCTTTCTATCCGTTGGTGGAACTGTCTTTCCCAACCTATGCGGAAGATGAACTGCCCCCCGAACTCGCTGCCAGGCCGGTTACCAAGCCCGGCAGCCGCAAGGACTGA
- a CDS encoding AI-2E family transporter produces MAESDARPVRDDERKVGSSPAQIADPKLAFEARRAFMWVLVVGGAILTVYMARSLLVVFGGMVFAAMIDGGARLLGRVLKIGRGWRIAIVLTLGVAFLIGMVVYAGTTIAQQAAELPRIVEEQIHAWAIWAQDRGVAVDANALQSFGSQLASGVGTVTRALSGLLGGIASLILIGFLGIYISLEPRLYERGIAWMLPENRREDFYITGSLMARQLRHLLGGRLFGMVVEGIFTWAMLAGYALVNDGQPVPMAVLLGLITGTLAFIPNVGAVISGVLMVLVGFSGGTEMGLYTIFVYFFVQTIDGNILVPLIAKKTVDLAPALVLATQLVLGVMFGILGLALADPLVAMIKVALERRSAKYDAAREAQQAGA; encoded by the coding sequence ATGGCGGAAAGTGACGCAAGGCCCGTGCGGGACGATGAACGCAAGGTAGGTTCCAGCCCCGCGCAGATTGCCGACCCCAAGCTTGCCTTCGAGGCGCGCCGCGCCTTCATGTGGGTGCTGGTGGTGGGTGGCGCCATCCTTACGGTCTACATGGCCCGCTCGCTGCTGGTGGTGTTCGGCGGCATGGTCTTTGCCGCGATGATCGACGGCGGCGCCCGCCTTCTGGGCCGTGTGCTGAAGATAGGGCGCGGCTGGCGCATTGCCATTGTCCTCACGCTAGGCGTCGCCTTCCTGATCGGCATGGTGGTCTATGCCGGAACGACGATTGCCCAGCAGGCGGCGGAACTGCCGCGAATCGTCGAGGAACAGATCCATGCATGGGCCATATGGGCACAGGATCGAGGCGTGGCCGTGGATGCCAATGCCTTGCAGAGCTTTGGCAGCCAGCTGGCCAGCGGCGTGGGCACCGTTACCCGCGCGCTGAGCGGCCTGTTGGGCGGCATTGCCAGCCTGATCCTGATCGGCTTCCTGGGTATCTATATCTCGCTGGAGCCAAGGCTGTACGAGCGTGGCATTGCCTGGATGCTGCCGGAAAACCGGCGCGAGGATTTCTACATCACCGGATCGCTGATGGCGCGCCAGCTACGGCACCTGTTGGGTGGGCGCCTGTTCGGCATGGTGGTGGAAGGCATTTTCACCTGGGCGATGCTGGCCGGCTACGCATTGGTGAATGATGGCCAGCCGGTGCCCATGGCCGTGCTGCTGGGCCTCATCACCGGCACTCTGGCCTTCATCCCCAATGTCGGCGCAGTGATTTCCGGCGTGCTGATGGTGCTGGTGGGCTTTTCCGGCGGAACGGAGATGGGGCTTTACACCATATTCGTCTATTTCTTCGTGCAGACGATCGACGGCAACATCCTCGTCCCGCTTATCGCCAAGAAGACGGTGGACCTCGCCCCGGCGCTCGTGCTCGCCACCCAGCTCGTGCTGGGGGTGATGTTCGGCATTCTCGGGCTTGCGCTGGCAGACCCGCTGGTGGCGATGATCAAGGTGGCGCTGGAGCGCCGTTCCGCGAAATACGATGCTGCGCGCGAAGCGCAGCAGGCCGGGGCATAG